Proteins co-encoded in one Halalkalicoccus subterraneus genomic window:
- a CDS encoding acyltransferase gives MSDDIPPRHDRVTRHPTPGRTNSLWRWPDARHPLRIVVNYLVIVLVRHSPSLRAKNWLLRRIGVTVGEGVSWGLESTPDVFWPELITVDDGAIVGYDATLLCHEFLQEEYRTGSVRVGKGAMIGAGAVVLPGVEIGAGASVAANSLVTEDVPPGATAVGVPAEIRSDE, from the coding sequence GTGAGCGACGACATCCCGCCCCGCCACGACCGCGTGACCCGCCACCCGACGCCGGGTCGCACGAACTCGCTGTGGCGCTGGCCCGACGCCCGCCATCCCCTCCGAATCGTGGTCAACTACCTCGTCATCGTGCTCGTGCGCCATTCGCCGAGTCTCCGGGCGAAGAACTGGCTGCTCAGACGGATCGGCGTCACCGTCGGCGAGGGGGTCTCGTGGGGGCTCGAATCGACCCCCGACGTCTTCTGGCCCGAACTGATCACCGTCGACGACGGCGCGATCGTCGGCTACGACGCGACCTTGCTCTGTCACGAGTTCCTCCAAGAGGAGTACCGTACCGGCTCCGTCAGGGTCGGCAAAGGCGCGATGATCGGAGCGGGTGCGGTGGTGTTGCCGGGCGTCGAGATCGGGGCCGGCGCGAGCGTCGCGGCGAACTCGCTGGTGACCGAGGACGTCCCGCCGGGCGCGACCGCCGTCGGCGTCCCCGCCGAGATCCGCTCCGACGAGTGA
- the dacZ gene encoding diadenylate cyclase DacZ: MDTVSGLLSGIVENADAVALFSPTGSLYERFAEAELDAEVVVVGTENAVEADIFVEIPLDFTDIDDLIEFGVGAAVGDGYIEEGDVVVCATAIFSEEIDTVSRVRAEESVHSELYDLFVNSRAEPEVIRSVLEVAIDLGKKGQKGKPVGALFVIGDAGNVMNKSRPLSYNPFEKSHVHVGDPIVNVMLKEFSRLDGAFVISDSGKIVSAYRYLEPDAKGIDIPKGLGARHMAGGAITRDTNATSIVLSESDGLVRAFKGGQLVLELDPEEY; this comes from the coding sequence ATGGATACAGTCTCCGGGCTCCTCTCCGGCATCGTCGAGAACGCGGACGCGGTCGCGCTCTTTTCGCCCACCGGCTCACTCTACGAACGTTTCGCCGAGGCCGAACTCGACGCGGAGGTCGTCGTCGTCGGTACGGAAAACGCCGTCGAGGCCGACATCTTCGTCGAGATCCCGCTCGATTTCACCGACATCGATGACCTCATCGAGTTCGGCGTGGGTGCGGCCGTCGGCGACGGCTACATCGAGGAGGGTGACGTCGTCGTCTGCGCGACGGCGATCTTCAGCGAGGAGATCGACACGGTCTCGCGAGTGCGCGCCGAGGAATCGGTCCACTCGGAGCTTTACGACCTGTTCGTCAACTCCCGGGCCGAACCGGAAGTGATTAGGAGCGTTCTGGAGGTCGCAATCGATCTGGGCAAGAAGGGCCAGAAGGGCAAACCCGTCGGCGCGCTCTTCGTCATCGGCGACGCGGGCAACGTGATGAACAAGTCCCGGCCCCTCTCGTACAACCCCTTCGAGAAGTCCCACGTCCACGTCGGCGACCCGATCGTCAACGTGATGCTCAAGGAGTTCTCCCGGCTCGACGGCGCCTTCGTCATCTCGGATTCGGGCAAGATCGTCTCGGCCTACCGCTATCTCGAACCCGACGCGAAGGGTATCGACATCCCGAAGGGGCTCGGCGCCCGGCACATGGCCGGCGGGGCGATCACGCGGGATACGAACGCCACCTCAATCGTGCTTTCCGAAAGCGACGGGCTCGTCCGCGCCTTCAAAGGCGGACAGCTCGTCCTCGAGCTCGATCCGGAGGAGTATTGA
- a CDS encoding mechanosensitive ion channel domain-containing protein codes for MVVSILRAPLVLALAVFVGVVAFGYVLGQSTKRVLTALGVGDAVEGTAFERTAQGLGSSTVSVVSRLSSWFVYGVGVLFALYVAGVLDVFVLFSQFTWLLPRAFIALFVVIVGIIAGDKIELLINERLRSVKFPEVGLVGTTVKYSVIYVAVLIALGQLGIATTALLVLLGAYFFGIVFLGGIAARDLLSSGAAGLYLFLNQPYGIGDRVRIGGREGVVQEVELFVTRIEDDGTEYIVPNRIVFEEGASKRRE; via the coding sequence ATGGTCGTCTCGATCCTGCGTGCCCCGCTCGTCCTCGCACTCGCGGTGTTCGTCGGGGTCGTGGCGTTCGGGTACGTCCTCGGACAGTCCACCAAACGGGTGTTGACCGCCCTCGGCGTCGGCGACGCCGTCGAGGGGACCGCCTTCGAACGGACCGCCCAAGGGCTGGGGAGTTCGACCGTCTCGGTCGTCTCGCGGTTGAGTTCGTGGTTCGTCTACGGCGTGGGCGTCCTGTTCGCGCTCTACGTCGCGGGCGTGCTCGACGTGTTCGTCCTCTTCTCCCAATTCACGTGGCTGCTTCCCCGCGCCTTCATCGCGCTGTTCGTGGTCATCGTCGGGATCATCGCCGGGGACAAGATAGAACTGCTGATCAACGAACGCCTGCGCAGCGTGAAGTTCCCCGAAGTCGGCCTCGTCGGGACGACCGTGAAGTACAGCGTCATCTACGTCGCGGTCCTCATCGCGCTGGGCCAGTTGGGAATCGCCACCACCGCCCTGCTCGTCCTGCTCGGAGCGTACTTCTTCGGAATCGTCTTCCTCGGCGGGATCGCGGCACGCGACCTGCTCTCGTCTGGCGCGGCGGGGCTCTATCTCTTCTTGAATCAACCCTATGGGATCGGCGACCGGGTGCGGATCGGCGGGCGGGAAGGTGTCGTCCAGGAGGTCGAGCTGTTCGTCACCCGGATCGAGGACGACGGCACGGAGTACATCGTCCCCAACCGGATCGTCTTCGAGGAAGGCGCGAGCAAGCGCCGCGAGTGA